Below is a window of Humulus lupulus chromosome 2, drHumLupu1.1, whole genome shotgun sequence DNA.
TCCACTGGGCGCCCACACACAAGGGAACCGGGACCATGACGTGGGCCCGATTTGTCATCCCGGACCCAACCTAATGCATCATCCGGGATGCGATTAAAGGTGATGGACTCAAGTCTAAGAATGGACCGGGACGATAGCGGATGAACCCGAGCTCTGGTAAATGAaccagggtcctggtaaatggaTCGGGAtgttggtaaatgaacccggaccaggTGTCCGGGTTGGGCATGACAGACTGTCCCCGCCACTGACATCCCCCCGAGAAACACAGAGttttgtctcctcaactaacccgcagaagaggttacatacggaatgtacgtcGTTATTCAGaatagtactgccactactctgacagattctgtccccaggatctccttagaagcccacgtggACCAGACTGAAGCTGCGTACTGTTGTCAGTTGTATAGCGTGGTTATGctcaagccggcccaatgggccctgattagtgtattttatttgaTAGAATCCTTTATATTAAGCCTCCGTTAGTGAGCAAATCATAATTATATCTacattgggcccggattagtccgaccTAAGTCCAGTGCATCCAactccctataaataggaccagttgtgcatTGTAGAGAGGATCCGAATTTTCTTTTGTAAGCacatactctgctcaaacttacaTAAAACTCCATTGCTAAAGTTATCTAAGCTTTAATACAACAGACTCGTGGACTGAGGCTCTTTAACGtccaaccacgtaaaacccttgtgTGATTctctttaaatcctttctttttgctctcttatctttgataattttagttttagaaaaactcagtaaacaattattattataaatcctaaaattgacatttggtaattactaaaaacggaatttcaattataatgatattttataatatttaaatttatattgataaaaGTATTAAACATTTacttttgtattaaatattattataataataatattttataattcatattaatataatttttagaattaagattatatattatcataataatattttataacatttaaatttatattaatataattattaaatattttgtattatataataatgatattttataacctttgaatttgaatttaaattaatatgattattgtataagtagttttatattaaatattattataataatgatattttataatattttaatttatattaatataattgataaatatctatttttaagtaagttttaaatgtatattcagttaaatatttagaatatttcattaaagttaacaaaacaacccattaaaactaagaatttccgttatctgcatattttttatatagaagatatatatatattatattaatattatattattttaaatattttaatgttATTCTTTATGATTCATTAATTAGATGTtttgttatttatgtatttattaaattttacaatatattatcttttatattttattattacaatatttataatggatatttttataaattttttactatttatatatttttaattaatttatacttTATTTGTTTTGTAAATTtagattaatttaaaataaagtatAATTATATTCACATCATATatgaataaatattataaatgctAAAATATATAGAAATATTATTGAAAGTGAAAAgagtatttaaaatgaataaaaaatataaaagtagaGTTTTGTTGGTGTAAAATTGAGAAATTGGTGTGTGTTTCGttgaggtaaaataaaaaaaataaaaaagtagaaGTTTAGTGAATTAAAATAGATATAGAGTAGCTTACGACACTCAATTACGGAATAGTCGACTACGCTGTTGTCTCTCCTTGGCCTTTGCCCTCACCTCCGTCCCTGCTGTCGGACTCTCTGTAATTTTCTCAAGCTTGAAAGAACACGGGAGGTATGTTTTTTTTACCTTCGCTCTTCATTTCTCAACGTTTGTGTTTTTAAATGTTCCATGGAAGCGTCGTACTTGCTGGGTTTTGTTTCTCAATGCTGTTATGTTCATGGCTCAATTTGCACGCCAACTGTTCGAAGAAATTCCTCATCAGATGTCTAGATGATTTCACTTTATGTATCTCTCATTTATTGTATATATTACTGGGTTATGTCTCCTTTTTTCGTTTCTTTCAACTATTTCTATCTGATTTTCTTTCCACTAGAATCAGAACACATACCAATTCTCTAAGCCTCAGAAACAAGTCATCTTATTTATACCACACCCAGTTTTTTTCAAATACTGCTAATCTCAAAACTGTTGAATTGTAatgttattcttcttcttctcaacATTCATTAATCTATTAAACCTCTAAGTAAGTCCATTTCCGTAATGTCACCAGCTTCAAAATCGTTCCATAAAGGCTCTTGAATCATTAGTCCCATATGTGTTTGTGTCTGCTCAAAATAGTCTTGATCAAGCAGTCGTTTCCAATACTATTGTTATTAGTAAGCTCGTTTTCAAGCCATCTTCCTCCAGTTGTAAGCTCTCTATCTCTGACCATATGTGTTTGTGTCTGCTCAAAATAGTCTTGATCAAAATTGGATATCTTTTTTCAAGGTTATTTCCCTCCAGCATCCTAGTTCATAAATGAAGAAATGAAAGTGATGCAACTTTTGAAACCAAGCCAGAAACAAATAGCAGGCTACTATTTTCTTCCAAACTCTCTAAGTCAATTGTGAGCTTGCGTGTGCGCATGGTTGGCTTGATTGGTCCTAGTGGTGAGACACAGTTGATTCTGGGTGCTTGCGCCATTGTACTAAAGGGTCAGTGGAACAACCTCTTCAATCCCAAGGTCGGTTTTAGTCTCAGCTCAACAACTATCCACCAAGTACTTATGCAACTTTCACTCCATGGCTACGGTCCTTCTCCCACTTGGGCTTTTTACAAATGGGTTGAATCAATACCCAATTCAAATTACAAGCATTCCTTGCAGTGCTCATGGACCATGATTCACATTCTAACAAGGCACAGACAGTTCAAATCTGCACAAGAATTGCTTGAAAAGATTGCCCAGAGAGATTTCTTGTCTTCACCTTCAGTTTTGAATGCTTTGGTCAGCACCCATGGTGACTCAGATGCAAATTCTCATGTTTTGAGTTGGCTTCTGATAGTTTACGCGAATATGAAGATGGCCCAAGATGCAATTCAGGTTTTTGACCATATGAGGTTACATGGGCTTAAGCCGCATTTGCCAGCTTGCACTGTGCTTCTGAATTCTCTGGTCAAGGATAGGTTGACAAATTTGGTTTGGAAGGTTTACAAGAAGATGATTCGAATTGGGGTTGTTCCAAATATTCACATATACAATGTGCTGATTCACGCTTGTTGCAATTCTGGAGATGTAGAGAAGGCAGAGAGTTTAGTGAGTGAGATGGAGTTAAAGTGTATTTTTCCTGATCTTTTCACTTATAACACATTAATATCATTGTATTGCAAAAGGAGCATGCACTATGAAGCTTTGTCTGTTCAACATAGAATGGAGAGGACAGGAGTTAGTCCTGATATTGTGACTTATAATTCACTTATTTATGGATTTTGTAGAGAAGGTAGGATGAGAGAAGCTGTGAGGCTTTTCCGAGAAATCAAAGGTGCTACCCCTAATCATATAACATACACCACTTTAGTAGATGGatattgtagagagaatgacaTTGAAGAAAGTTTAAGACTGCTTGAGGTGATGAAGGCAAAAGGATTATACCCTGGAGTTGTTGCTTATAATTCGGTTCTTCGCATGCTGTGTAAAGAAGGCAAGATGAGGGATGCAAATAAACTTTTGGTTGAAATGAATGAAAGAAAAGTTGAGCCTGACAATGTCACATGTAATACTTTGATTAATGCTTATTGCAAGATAGGAGATATGAAGTCCGCAATGAAGGTGAAGGAGAAGATGTTGGAGGCTGGACTAAAGCTAGATCAGTTCACATACAAAGCACTGATTCACGGATTCTGCAAGATGCAGGATATGGAGAATGCTAAAGAACTCTTGTTCTCAATGCTCAGTGCCGGATTCTCCCCTAGTTATTGTACATATTCATGGATTGTAGATGGTTTCAGTAATCAAGAGAATGAAGATGCCATTGCAAAACTCCCAGAGGAATTCACTAGAAGAGGTCTATGTGTTGATCTTTCTTTATACAGAGCTCTAATTAGAAGGTTATGTAAAAGGGAAAGGCTTGATTGTGCTGAAAACATTTACAGTTCTATGCAAGGCCAAAAAGTTTCAGGAGACAGTGTCATATTCACCACTCTAGCTTATGCCAACCTGAAAGCAGGGAAGTCAAGTGTTGTTATGGTGTTGCTAGATGAAATGTATAAGAGGAGGTTGATGATAACACGCAACCTCTATAGAAGTTTGAACGATTCTTATGCTAGTGACCATCAAATCCTACATATATTCTGGGATCACATGGTTGAAAGAGGCCTTTTGTCAAAATCTCTTTTCAAGGAAATGCATCACACATAGGAAATTTTGCCTTAATTGGTATATGGATTTGGTAAATTGAAGCTTTCTCATTTAGTAGTTTTCTTTTAGAAATATATACATCcactctttttttcttttttcgttCATGTACAATAGATGTTTAATATATGTTGGGTATATctgtaataaaaataattttgttattcaaaaaaataaaatcagaGCTTTAAATGACAGCAAAAAAGTTATAGGCGAATGTGGtagggattttttttttgaaccGACATAGGGTATTCTTATCATCACCGCATGGATAAATTATGATCCCAATTATCACAAATTTCTAGCACGTTTTTGGAAAACTCAACGTACTAAAATTCGCTATGACTACAATAAATATCGTCATAAGAAAAGTAAAAAATATGTTGAACGACTAGAAAGTTATaaaatcataacagataatcattttttaataaaaaaaaaatcattttcttTTACAAGTTTTCAATTTATTTTGGTTCCAAAATAATTTGAGCCCAATGACCAAGTCTTAAAAGATTATTCTACTAATATACCTTTTCTTATCCCATAATTTCTCGGAATTTATTATACATCTATTCTATTTATAAAGTATGTAGATAAagaaaattattgattttaaggaTTTTTTTTGTTAAccttattaaaatattttaaatatttaacagaatatacttttgatactaattaaaaatagatttaatattaatataaactcaaatattataaaatatcattataataatatttaatgtaagactacatatttataaataattattttataatatttaaattcatattaataataatatttaatacaagaatatatctaatacttatattaatataaatttaaatattataaaatattattataaaaataatatataatacataatcttagtttttattaaaaaagttatcacttatatttaaaaaagttatcatattatatatattaaaaaaaaccataaacaataatgttttggtttaattttttttaatatgtttatgttattcttttatctataaaattatttatatatttgaaatttatatgacaaacatacaaatttaataaaaataattaataaattctataaagcTAACATGCATTGCAAGTTGCTTGTATTTAGAACTGTAAATACAGGCCCGGACTTTTTAGCACGGGACGAAACCGGCATGAGCCCGGAAAGCACGAACACAACATGGCACAAACAAATATGGGTTTGAGTCAGGCATGACATGAATTGAAAATTGGTAAGACACGACATGAGTCTGAGTACGGCACGACAGACCCGAATGCATAATAcaaaagcacgaacaaactagcccgaaagtaCGATACGATAAAAAGTccaatattttgacattaatgatggtaataaattttatttgtcaattatatgtaaactaaaatgataataaaaatctattatttttctcaatattcataattttataattatattaatttattttaagatttgtgagttaagatttgtagcatttattagtagatattcaaattctaataattatatttgatataattttatgtaaagtattgttgaaaaatatataaaaatatctcaaactataatttagataaataaatatatttggaTTGGTAATGAGTCAATTAATTATTAAAGAGGATATCGATAATTTAATTTCTCATTCtcacattttttgtattaataaaataaGCCTAAAAATAAATCTGAATAAGAACAATGGGTCGATCTAATTTGCCCTGCCACAGCACGAACCATAACATAGCATGCTATATTGTGCTTGACTTACTCTTTCATATATATGGTCGTAGCCGGAATTATTCGGAGAA
It encodes the following:
- the LOC133817806 gene encoding pentatricopeptide repeat-containing protein At5g38730 gives rise to the protein MVGLIGPSGETQLILGACAIVLKGQWNNLFNPKVGFSLSSTTIHQVLMQLSLHGYGPSPTWAFYKWVESIPNSNYKHSLQCSWTMIHILTRHRQFKSAQELLEKIAQRDFLSSPSVLNALVSTHGDSDANSHVLSWLLIVYANMKMAQDAIQVFDHMRLHGLKPHLPACTVLLNSLVKDRLTNLVWKVYKKMIRIGVVPNIHIYNVLIHACCNSGDVEKAESLVSEMELKCIFPDLFTYNTLISLYCKRSMHYEALSVQHRMERTGVSPDIVTYNSLIYGFCREGRMREAVRLFREIKGATPNHITYTTLVDGYCRENDIEESLRLLEVMKAKGLYPGVVAYNSVLRMLCKEGKMRDANKLLVEMNERKVEPDNVTCNTLINAYCKIGDMKSAMKVKEKMLEAGLKLDQFTYKALIHGFCKMQDMENAKELLFSMLSAGFSPSYCTYSWIVDGFSNQENEDAIAKLPEEFTRRGLCVDLSLYRALIRRLCKRERLDCAENIYSSMQGQKVSGDSVIFTTLAYANLKAGKSSVVMVLLDEMYKRRLMITRNLYRSLNDSYASDHQILHIFWDHMVERGLLSKSLFKEMHHT